From Vicingus serpentipes, the proteins below share one genomic window:
- a CDS encoding tetratricopeptide repeat protein has protein sequence MSELFYSINQDTVINLCKQAILISYNSFKKTSLPDKLNPKTLNLLNVVANSFNNIGAVYNSKGSASEAIKYFLKSLAIKEKIKDKEGIAVALINLGYIYVNQGDIPLAIKSYHRSLVINEEINDKNGIAYSLNNLGFIYNSQGDFEKALEYFQQSLAIREEFGNKKMIAVSLNNIGVFYDDQGNLSAALDYFKRSLVIREEIKDRKGIAVSLNNIAGVYKKWEDYDKALVTYKKSLKIKEEIGDWQGMATSMNNIGGVLLIKNNLHDAQGYITQSLKIAREIGSPKKIKASAFILSELYEKKGSALKALEMYKLYIQMRDSLNNEETQKASAQQQAKYEYEKQKVVDDAEHVKLIAIEKEEKEKQQIITLATTGGLGLVVIFLIFVFNRLRITKQQKLVIETQKQEVEMQKVVVEEAHAELEEKNQEIMDSITYAKRIQNAILPPTKLVKKYLKESFILYKPKDVVAGDFYWMEHNNNKILFAAADCTGHGVPGAMVSVVCNNGLNRSVREYGLTDPGQILNKTREIVIQEFDKSEEDIKDGMDIALCSLEGNKLQYAGAHNPLWIIRNGEIIETKANKQPIGRFDNPEPYITHSFDLEQGDSIYIFSDGYVDQFGGEKGKKFKAKAFRDLLLSIQYKSMEKQKAIIDDAFEAWKGNLEQIDDVCVIGVRI, from the coding sequence TTGTCAGAATTGTTTTACTCTATTAATCAAGATACTGTAATAAATTTGTGTAAACAAGCTATTTTAATCTCTTATAATTCTTTTAAAAAAACTTCTTTACCTGACAAGTTAAATCCTAAAACACTTAACTTATTGAATGTAGTAGCAAATTCATTTAACAACATTGGAGCTGTATATAATAGTAAAGGCAGTGCTTCTGAAGCTATAAAATATTTTTTGAAAAGCTTAGCTATAAAAGAAAAAATTAAAGATAAGGAAGGAATAGCCGTAGCTTTAATTAATCTAGGATATATTTATGTAAATCAAGGAGATATACCTTTAGCAATAAAATCATACCACCGAAGCTTAGTTATTAACGAAGAAATAAACGATAAAAATGGGATTGCATATTCACTCAATAATTTAGGTTTTATTTATAATAGTCAAGGAGATTTTGAAAAAGCATTAGAGTATTTCCAGCAAAGTTTGGCTATTAGAGAAGAATTTGGAAATAAGAAAATGATAGCTGTTAGTCTTAATAATATTGGGGTTTTTTATGATGATCAAGGAAATTTATCTGCAGCGTTAGATTATTTTAAAAGGAGTTTAGTTATAAGAGAGGAGATTAAGGATAGGAAAGGAATAGCTGTCTCTTTAAATAATATAGCTGGAGTATATAAAAAATGGGAAGATTATGATAAAGCGTTAGTTACTTATAAAAAAAGTTTAAAAATTAAAGAGGAAATTGGAGATTGGCAAGGAATGGCAACATCTATGAATAATATTGGAGGGGTTTTATTAATTAAAAATAATTTACACGATGCACAAGGTTACATAACACAAAGTTTAAAAATAGCAAGAGAAATTGGGTCCCCTAAAAAAATTAAAGCCTCGGCCTTCATTTTAAGTGAATTATATGAGAAAAAAGGGAGTGCGTTAAAAGCATTAGAAATGTACAAGCTTTATATTCAAATGCGAGATAGTTTAAACAATGAAGAAACCCAAAAAGCATCAGCACAACAACAAGCAAAATACGAATATGAAAAACAAAAAGTTGTTGATGATGCAGAACATGTTAAACTCATAGCTATAGAAAAAGAAGAAAAAGAAAAGCAACAAATAATAACATTAGCTACTACAGGGGGGTTAGGTTTGGTAGTTATTTTTTTAATCTTTGTATTTAATAGACTTAGAATTACCAAACAACAAAAACTGGTAATTGAAACTCAAAAACAAGAGGTTGAAATGCAAAAGGTAGTTGTTGAAGAAGCTCATGCTGAGTTAGAAGAAAAGAATCAAGAAATTATGGATTCTATTACCTATGCTAAGCGTATTCAAAATGCTATATTACCACCAACTAAACTGGTTAAAAAATACCTAAAAGAATCATTTATCCTATACAAGCCTAAAGATGTAGTTGCAGGAGATTTTTATTGGATGGAGCATAACAATAATAAAATACTTTTCGCAGCAGCAGATTGTACAGGACATGGAGTTCCTGGAGCTATGGTAAGTGTTGTTTGTAACAATGGTTTAAATAGGTCAGTTAGAGAATATGGATTAACAGACCCTGGACAGATATTAAATAAAACAAGAGAGATTGTTATTCAGGAGTTTGATAAATCCGAAGAAGATATTAAAGATGGGATGGATATAGCATTATGTAGCTTAGAAGGAAATAAACTACAATATGCAGGAGCACACAATCCTTTATGGATTATACGTAATGGTGAGATAATAGAAACTAAAGCTAATAAACAACCTATTGGAAGATTTGATAATCCTGAGCCTTATATAACACATAGTTTTGATTTAGAGCAAGGAGATTCAATCTACATCTTTTCTGATGGTTATGTAGACCAGTTTGGTGGAGAAAAAGGAAAGAAATTCAAGGCTAAAGCTTTTAGAGATTTATTACTCAGTATTCAGTATAAATCTATGGAGAAACAAAAAGCAATTATTGATGATGCTTTTGAAGCTTGGAAAGGAAATCTAGAACAAATTGATGATGTCTGTGTTATTGGTGTTAGAATTTAA
- a CDS encoding tetratricopeptide repeat protein codes for MDTSLVTAYVNLSEYLYISNLDTIIPLCKKAVQIGEDALKKNYSLTTKKNLKISIAGALNNLGFINNRKGKVSEALKFYHQSLKIKEEIDDKFGMAATYNNIGVIHNTLDNLDLALKYFSKSVEQLSIIGEKKGIASTYNNMGYIYKVKKKNELSLSYYQKALEIRIEIDDKKGSGYSYNNIGTFYYEQGDIEKAKLNYQKAFKLYQEVDYSKGIVLSLCNLGRINIIDDNILGAKQKGLEALELSNKIGSPELIEKSASILRQVAQKQKDWLNAFEMHMLEIEMRDSLNNLSALKTSANLQAKYEYEKSKEIDDIQYEKNLALEKEKKEKQRIISIAITIVLGLLAIFLIIVLNRLKVTKKQKQVIQQQKEIVEEAHQDIKDSIVYAKRIQSAILPSNKVVKEYLQESFILYKPKDVVAGDFYWMEHKNGKVLFAAADCTGHGVPGAMVSVVCNNGLNRAVREHGLTDPGQILDKAREIVIQEFDKSEEDVKDGMDIALCSLEGKKLQYAGAHNPLWIIRNGELIETKANKQPIGKFEYPEPYITHSFDLEQGDSIYIFSDGYVDQFGGEKGKKFKVKAFRDLLLSIQDKSMEEQKTIINEAFETWRGSLEQIDDVCVIGVKI; via the coding sequence TTGGATACATCATTAGTAACAGCTTATGTTAACCTAAGTGAATATTTATATATTTCTAATTTAGATACAATTATTCCTTTATGCAAAAAAGCTGTTCAAATTGGTGAAGATGCCTTGAAGAAAAACTATTCTTTAACAACAAAAAAAAATCTTAAAATAAGTATAGCAGGAGCGTTAAACAACTTAGGTTTTATTAATAATAGAAAAGGTAAAGTATCAGAAGCTTTAAAGTTTTATCATCAATCACTTAAAATTAAGGAGGAAATAGATGATAAATTTGGTATGGCTGCCACATATAATAATATTGGAGTAATTCATAATACGTTAGACAACCTAGACTTGGCTCTTAAATACTTCTCTAAATCTGTGGAGCAATTAAGTATTATTGGAGAAAAAAAAGGAATTGCATCTACCTATAACAACATGGGCTACATATATAAAGTGAAGAAAAAGAATGAACTTTCACTTAGCTACTACCAAAAAGCGCTTGAAATTAGAATTGAAATTGATGATAAAAAAGGAAGTGGCTATTCTTATAATAATATTGGTACGTTTTATTATGAGCAAGGCGATATAGAAAAAGCTAAACTAAACTACCAAAAAGCCTTTAAACTTTACCAAGAAGTTGACTATTCTAAAGGTATTGTTTTAAGCTTATGTAATTTAGGTAGAATTAATATTATTGATGATAATATTTTAGGAGCAAAACAAAAAGGACTTGAAGCTTTAGAATTGTCAAACAAAATTGGGTCTCCTGAATTAATTGAAAAATCTGCATCTATTTTAAGGCAAGTTGCTCAAAAACAAAAGGACTGGCTAAATGCTTTTGAAATGCATATGCTTGAAATTGAAATGCGTGACAGCTTAAACAATTTGAGTGCTTTGAAAACTAGCGCAAACTTACAAGCCAAATATGAGTATGAAAAAAGTAAAGAAATAGATGATATTCAATATGAGAAAAATTTAGCTTTAGAGAAAGAGAAAAAAGAAAAGCAACGAATTATTAGTATTGCTATAACTATTGTTTTAGGATTGTTAGCAATCTTTTTAATCATTGTTTTAAATAGGCTTAAAGTAACTAAAAAGCAAAAACAAGTTATTCAACAGCAAAAAGAAATTGTAGAAGAAGCACACCAAGACATTAAAGATAGTATTGTTTATGCTAAGCGTATTCAATCTGCAATTTTACCATCTAACAAAGTTGTAAAAGAATATTTACAAGAATCTTTTATCTTGTACAAACCTAAAGATGTTGTTGCAGGAGACTTCTATTGGATGGAACATAAAAATGGCAAAGTATTATTTGCAGCTGCAGATTGTACAGGGCATGGAGTTCCAGGAGCTATGGTTTCTGTTGTTTGTAATAATGGTCTTAATAGAGCGGTTAGAGAACATGGTCTTACAGACCCAGGACAAATTCTAGATAAAGCTAGAGAAATTGTTATTCAAGAGTTTGATAAATCCGAAGAAGATGTTAAAGATGGGATGGATATTGCTTTATGCTCTTTAGAAGGAAAAAAACTACAATACGCAGGAGCACATAATCCGTTATGGATTATTCGAAATGGAGAATTAATTGAAACTAAAGCTAACAAACAACCTATTGGTAAATTTGAATACCCAGAACCTTATATAACGCATAGTTTTGATTTAGAGCAAGGAGATTCAATCTATATCTTCTCAGATGGGTATGTAGACCAATTTGGTGGTGAGAAAGGAAAGAAATTTAAAGTAAAAGCGTTTAGAGACTTATTATTAAGCATTCAGGATAAATCTATGGAAGAACAAAAAACTATCATAAATGAAGCGTTTGAAACTTGGAGAGGCTCTTTAGAACAGATTGATGATGTCTGTGTAATTGGAGTTAAGATTTAA